The following proteins come from a genomic window of Chryseobacterium glaciei:
- a CDS encoding endonuclease V: MIYAFDTYYYDDYANTICIAFEDWASEKETEIFSEKTEINSDYESGAFYKRELPCIVSLLQKINLKEGDIIIVDGYVTLDNEGKIGLGGYLYDALDQKYPIIGIAKNEFITPDSQRRNIYRGESKTPLFLTAKGVNVDEIKINVEKMHGSYRFPTLLKKLDQLTRV, translated from the coding sequence ATGATTTACGCTTTCGACACTTATTATTACGATGATTACGCCAATACGATCTGTATTGCTTTTGAAGACTGGGCTTCCGAAAAAGAGACTGAAATTTTCAGTGAAAAAACAGAGATCAATTCCGATTATGAAAGTGGAGCGTTCTACAAAAGAGAGCTACCGTGTATTGTAAGCTTATTGCAAAAAATCAATCTTAAAGAAGGAGATATAATCATTGTTGATGGGTATGTAACCTTGGATAATGAAGGAAAAATAGGTCTGGGAGGTTATCTCTATGATGCTTTAGACCAAAAATATCCAATCATTGGGATTGCAAAAAATGAATTCATAACACCTGATTCTCAAAGAAGAAATATTTACAGAGGAGAAAGCAAAACTCCCTTATTTCTTACAGCAAAAGGAGTAAATGTAGATGAAATAAAAATTAATGTTGAAAAAATGCATGGCTCATACAGATTTCCTACGTTATTGAAAAAACTTGATCAATTAACAAGAGTATAA
- the uvrA gene encoding excinuclease ABC subunit UvrA translates to MASTTEIDIKKQVFVKNAHLNNLKHIDVLIPKNKLIVITGVSGSGKSSLAFDTIYAEGQRRYVESLSSYARQFLGKLEKPKVDDIKGLAPSIAIQQKVISSNPRSTVGTSTEIYDYMKLLFARIGKTFSPVSGEEVKKDSVTDVIDFIKSSKKDTSFLLLTPLEYDVANFNETLNVLKVAGFTRLEINGNVAGIEDLESFGFVPEKGMAINLVIDRFSYEEDESFLQRLADSIQMAFYEGRGHCALKNIETESVKEFSNKFELDGMEFLEPNVHFFSFNNPYGACPTCEGYGKVIGIDEDLVIPNKALSIFEDTVASWKGETMSEWKKDFIKKAKDFPIHKPYHQLSKEQKNYLWKGDGSSSFPSLNNFFKMLEENLYKIQYRVMLSRYRGKTLCPTCEGLRLREETSWVKIDGHNIQSVIELPLDELFPLIESFKLSDHDKEVAKRLLYEITTRIEFLLKVGLGYLTINRTSNTLSGGESQRINLATSLGSSLVGSIYILDEPSIGLHSRDTENLIGVLKNLRDLGNTVIVVEHDEDVMRAADYIIDIGPEAGYLGGELVFAGDYKQLKNADTLTSKYLTGRLEIEVPAKRRKAKEWIHIKGARQNNLKNIDVDVPLESLVVISGVSGSGKSTLMKEILTNDIQIQLGMGGKKGDYDSVEFPKKLIKNIELIDQNPIGKSSRSNPVTYLKAYDDIRDLFAKQKVSKMMGYKPKHFSFNVDGGRCDECKGEGVINVSMQFMADIELECEVCKGTRFKNEILEVRFDEKNISDILHMTVDESLEFFKENKEEKIVTKLRPLQEVGLGYLQLGQSSSTLSGGEAQRVKLASFLVKGVTTDKTLFIFDEPSTGLHFHDIQKLLKSLQALIDLGHSVIVIEHQPDIIKSADHIIDIGPEAGKYGGEVVFTGTPEELAKNKKSHTAKYIKEKLEQ, encoded by the coding sequence ATGGCTTCAACAACAGAAATAGATATAAAAAAACAGGTTTTTGTTAAAAACGCACACCTTAACAACCTGAAACATATAGATGTATTAATCCCGAAAAACAAGCTTATTGTTATTACGGGAGTTTCCGGAAGCGGAAAATCATCTTTGGCTTTCGATACGATCTATGCTGAAGGGCAAAGAAGATATGTCGAGAGTTTAAGCTCTTATGCACGTCAGTTTTTGGGTAAATTAGAAAAACCAAAAGTTGACGATATTAAGGGTTTAGCTCCATCCATCGCCATTCAGCAGAAAGTAATTTCTTCCAATCCGCGTTCTACAGTAGGAACTTCTACTGAGATCTACGATTATATGAAACTTTTATTCGCAAGGATCGGGAAAACATTTTCTCCGGTTTCGGGTGAAGAAGTGAAAAAAGATTCGGTGACGGATGTGATAGATTTTATTAAATCATCAAAAAAAGATACTTCTTTCTTATTGCTTACCCCATTGGAATATGACGTTGCCAATTTCAATGAAACTTTAAATGTCTTAAAAGTTGCAGGTTTTACAAGACTGGAGATCAACGGAAACGTTGCCGGAATTGAAGATCTGGAAAGTTTTGGTTTCGTTCCCGAAAAAGGAATGGCCATCAATTTGGTGATCGATCGTTTTTCTTACGAAGAGGACGAAAGTTTTCTTCAAAGATTGGCAGATTCTATCCAGATGGCTTTTTATGAAGGCAGAGGTCATTGCGCCCTTAAAAATATTGAAACAGAAAGTGTAAAAGAATTCTCCAACAAATTCGAATTGGATGGAATGGAATTTCTTGAACCCAACGTTCATTTTTTCAGTTTTAATAATCCTTATGGAGCTTGTCCGACTTGTGAAGGTTACGGAAAAGTGATTGGAATTGATGAAGATTTAGTGATTCCAAATAAAGCATTATCCATTTTTGAAGATACAGTGGCTTCCTGGAAAGGAGAAACCATGAGCGAATGGAAGAAAGATTTCATTAAAAAAGCAAAGGATTTCCCTATTCATAAGCCTTATCATCAATTATCAAAAGAACAGAAAAATTATCTTTGGAAAGGTGACGGAAGCAGCAGTTTTCCATCGCTTAATAATTTCTTCAAAATGCTTGAGGAAAATTTATATAAAATTCAATACCGTGTCATGCTTTCCCGTTACAGAGGAAAAACGCTTTGTCCGACTTGTGAAGGTTTGAGACTGCGTGAAGAAACGAGCTGGGTAAAAATTGACGGTCACAATATTCAATCGGTTATTGAACTTCCTTTAGATGAATTATTTCCTTTGATTGAAAGCTTCAAACTGTCTGATCACGATAAAGAAGTTGCGAAAAGATTATTATACGAAATCACAACCCGTATTGAGTTTTTATTGAAGGTTGGTTTGGGATATTTAACGATAAACAGAACTTCAAATACACTTTCCGGTGGTGAAAGTCAGAGAATTAACTTAGCAACGAGTTTAGGAAGTTCTTTGGTGGGTTCAATTTATATTTTGGATGAACCATCAATTGGATTACACTCAAGAGATACTGAAAATTTAATTGGTGTTTTAAAAAATCTTCGGGATCTTGGAAATACCGTAATCGTTGTTGAGCATGATGAAGATGTGATGAGAGCAGCCGATTATATCATCGATATTGGTCCGGAAGCGGGTTATCTTGGTGGTGAACTGGTATTTGCAGGAGATTACAAGCAGTTGAAAAATGCTGATACGCTTACTTCTAAATATTTGACAGGAAGATTGGAAATCGAAGTTCCTGCAAAACGTAGAAAAGCAAAAGAATGGATTCATATAAAAGGTGCGAGACAAAATAACCTTAAAAATATAGATGTTGACGTTCCGTTGGAAAGTTTGGTTGTAATTTCAGGAGTTTCAGGAAGTGGAAAATCTACTTTAATGAAAGAAATTCTTACGAATGACATACAGATTCAGCTTGGAATGGGCGGAAAAAAAGGAGATTACGACTCTGTAGAATTCCCGAAAAAATTAATCAAAAATATTGAATTAATTGATCAAAATCCTATCGGAAAATCATCCCGTTCAAATCCTGTAACGTATTTGAAGGCTTATGACGACATCAGAGATCTTTTTGCTAAACAGAAAGTATCAAAAATGATGGGTTACAAGCCTAAACACTTCTCTTTCAACGTTGACGGCGGAAGATGTGATGAATGTAAAGGTGAAGGGGTGATCAATGTTTCGATGCAGTTCATGGCAGATATCGAGCTTGAATGTGAAGTTTGTAAAGGAACCCGTTTTAAAAACGAAATTCTGGAAGTGAGATTCGATGAGAAAAACATTTCAGATATTCTTCACATGACGGTTGATGAATCACTAGAATTTTTCAAAGAAAATAAAGAAGAAAAGATCGTCACCAAATTAAGACCTTTACAAGAAGTTGGTTTGGGATATTTACAGTTGGGACAAAGCTCTTCTACTCTTTCCGGAGGTGAGGCGCAGCGTGTAAAATTGGCTTCTTTCCTTGTGAAAGGCGTTACCACAGACAAGACTTTATTTATTTTTGATGAACCATCAACAGGTTTGCATTTCCACGATATTCAAAAATTATTGAAATCTTTACAGGCTTTGATCGATCTTGGACATTCTGTGATTGTTATTGAACATCAACCCGACATTATAAAATCTGCCGACCATATTATCGATATCGGTCCGGAAGCCGGGAAATACGGTGGTGAAGTGGTTTTCACAGGAACACCGGAAGAATTAGCAAAAAATAAAAAGTCTCACACAGCGAAGTATATTAAAGAAAAGCTGGAGCAGTAA
- a CDS encoding alpha/beta hydrolase family protein: MKLKTLSFLLLTVFIFSCSSKKNIEPNLNYEVKLDTLTMLDQSRNRKIPVAYFSPKTDKKIANQQVIIFSHGYGANHGGDYLLYSYLTEKLASKGYFVVSIQHELPTDELIPSGGIPQVVRMPFWKRGTENILFVLNELKKSKPELDYKHVTMIGHSNGADMTALFANKHPDMVYKIITMDNRRMYLPRTSIPKVYTLRSNDYPADEGVLPTKGEQEKYHITVQFTNINHGKMDNKGSEEERKALTDFVLKYLNEN; the protein is encoded by the coding sequence ATGAAACTTAAAACACTCTCTTTTCTTTTATTAACTGTATTCATATTCAGTTGTTCTTCAAAAAAGAATATCGAACCAAATCTTAATTATGAAGTAAAGCTAGATACGCTTACAATGCTTGATCAATCAAGGAACAGAAAAATTCCTGTAGCCTATTTTAGTCCGAAAACGGATAAAAAAATCGCCAATCAGCAGGTTATTATTTTCAGTCACGGATACGGTGCGAATCACGGTGGAGATTATTTATTGTATTCTTATCTCACGGAAAAATTAGCTTCCAAGGGATATTTTGTAGTGAGTATTCAGCATGAATTACCAACGGATGAATTAATTCCTTCCGGTGGAATTCCACAAGTTGTAAGAATGCCTTTCTGGAAACGCGGTACAGAAAATATTTTATTTGTTTTGAATGAATTAAAAAAGTCTAAGCCCGAACTCGATTATAAACATGTAACTATGATCGGACATTCAAATGGAGCTGACATGACTGCTTTATTTGCCAATAAACATCCGGATATGGTCTATAAAATTATTACGATGGATAACAGAAGAATGTATCTTCCAAGAACATCAATTCCAAAAGTTTATACGTTACGTTCTAATGATTATCCTGCTGACGAAGGCGTTTTACCTACAAAAGGAGAGCAGGAAAAATATCATATTACGGTACAATTTACCAATATCAATCACGGAAAAATGGATAATAAAGGAAGTGAAGAAGAAAGAAAAGCGCTGACCGATTTTGTGCTAAAATATCTTAATGAAAACTAG
- a CDS encoding GNAT family N-acetyltransferase — translation MIIREARIEDIPQIQIVRNSVKENMLSDPNLVTNKDCEEFLFERGKGWVGEVENQIVGFSIVDLKENNIWALFLHPDFENQGIGRKLHDIMLDWYFEQTKDNIWLGTSPNTRAETFYRKSGWNEIGTHGKGEIKFEMTYNNWKNRRS, via the coding sequence ATGATTATTCGTGAAGCCAGAATTGAAGACATCCCACAGATCCAAATTGTAAGAAATTCTGTGAAGGAAAACATGTTGTCTGATCCTAATCTTGTGACAAATAAAGACTGTGAAGAATTTTTATTTGAAAGAGGAAAAGGTTGGGTTGGTGAAGTTGAAAATCAGATTGTTGGATTTTCCATTGTTGATCTGAAAGAAAATAACATCTGGGCTTTGTTTCTGCATCCTGATTTTGAAAATCAAGGAATTGGTAGAAAACTTCATGATATTATGCTGGACTGGTATTTTGAGCAGACAAAAGATAACATTTGGCTTGGAACTTCGCCCAATACAAGAGCAGAAACTTTTTACAGAAAATCAGGATGGAACGAGATCGGAACGCACGGAAAAGGAGAAATTAAGTTTGAAATGACCTACAACAATTGGAAAAACAGAAGATCATGA
- a CDS encoding aminotransferase class I/II-fold pyridoxal phosphate-dependent enzyme → MEKIYGFTHYSFFTDMAELASKHNSFDLSLGLPDFDIDDRLKQYLKESADYNHHNYEPLAGNPLLIENIIQFNLNRKNSIQLKNNEVTIVPCATFALHTSLKSVLNQGDEVIVIQPCYYTYGPSIVLNGGIPVYYDLDNDFTINWEKLQNCISQKTKAIIINSPQNPTGKIWSKSDWNQFYELIKDQEIYLISEEIYDIYCYDGIEHYSSFLHPELKKRTFCIFSLGKMFHCTGWKVSYLLTPEELTAKFRCHQQYISYSANAPAQYALAKYLEVFDPSETQKLMQNKRDIFNELIKDTPFEVEQKAEGSVFQIVNFRNVSKTMSDVEFSKWLTIEKKVACLPLSAFYNSRQNSDYVRFSFAKKDEVIIQAFEHLRKSL, encoded by the coding sequence ATGGAAAAAATTTACGGATTTACTCATTACTCATTTTTCACCGATATGGCCGAACTCGCTTCAAAACATAATAGTTTTGATTTGTCTTTAGGTCTGCCCGATTTTGATATTGACGACCGTTTAAAACAATATTTAAAAGAATCTGCAGACTATAACCATCATAATTATGAGCCACTTGCGGGAAACCCTCTGTTAATTGAAAATATTATTCAATTTAATTTAAACCGAAAAAATAGCATTCAGCTTAAAAATAATGAGGTTACTATCGTTCCGTGTGCAACTTTTGCTTTACATACCTCTCTTAAATCTGTTTTAAATCAAGGAGATGAAGTTATTGTCATTCAACCTTGTTATTATACTTACGGGCCTTCAATTGTATTAAATGGCGGAATTCCTGTCTATTATGATCTTGATAATGATTTCACCATAAACTGGGAAAAACTTCAAAATTGTATTTCTCAAAAAACAAAAGCAATTATTATTAATTCTCCACAAAATCCAACCGGAAAAATATGGTCAAAATCTGATTGGAATCAATTTTACGAATTAATAAAAGATCAGGAAATTTATTTAATTTCAGAAGAAATCTATGATATTTACTGTTATGATGGAATTGAGCATTACAGTTCCTTTCTTCATCCCGAATTAAAGAAAAGAACTTTCTGTATTTTTTCTTTAGGCAAAATGTTTCATTGCACCGGCTGGAAAGTCAGTTATTTGTTGACACCTGAAGAATTAACTGCAAAATTCAGATGCCATCAACAATATATTTCTTACAGTGCGAATGCTCCGGCTCAATATGCTCTGGCAAAATATTTAGAGGTTTTTGATCCTTCAGAAACACAAAAATTGATGCAGAATAAAAGAGATATTTTTAATGAATTGATTAAAGATACTCCGTTTGAGGTTGAACAAAAGGCAGAAGGAAGTGTTTTTCAGATAGTTAATTTCAGGAATGTTTCTAAAACAATGAGCGATGTTGAATTTTCAAAATGGCTGACTATTGAAAAAAAAGTGGCTTGTCTTCCGCTTTCTGCATTTTATAACTCAAGACAAAATTCTGATTATGTGAGATTTAGTTTTGCTAAAAAAGATGAAGTGATTATTCAGGCTTTCGAGCATTTGAGAAAGAGTTTATAG
- a CDS encoding M28 family metallopeptidase, with protein MKKLLIPIFSVAVLVSCGTSKVSNNISKPTAPVATVAKGDKAFLVAYKTITADDLKKNLYVIASDEMGGRDTGSPGQKKAGEYMINYYKTLGISSPKALGSYYQKVPADFMKKRGGGNLPDSENILAFIEGSEKPNEIVVVSAHYDHVGTKNGVVYNGADDDGSGTVGVMEIAKAFQSAKKAGNGPKRSILFLHVTGEEHGLFGSEYYTDNPVFPLANTVVDLNIDMIGRDDPENRGKQYVYVIGSEMLSSELKVINEAANKRTNNLELNYRYDDPNDSERLYYRSDHYNFAKNNIPVAFFFDGIHEDYHKPTDKPDKIDYSLLEKRTQLVFATAWEIANRTERIVVDKKQ; from the coding sequence ATGAAAAAACTTCTTATTCCAATATTTTCTGTTGCTGTACTGGTAAGTTGTGGAACTTCAAAAGTTTCAAATAATATTTCAAAACCTACTGCACCGGTTGCTACTGTTGCGAAAGGAGATAAAGCTTTTCTTGTTGCTTACAAGACGATTACGGCTGATGATCTAAAGAAGAACTTATATGTAATTGCTTCTGATGAAATGGGCGGCAGAGATACCGGAAGTCCCGGACAGAAAAAAGCTGGGGAGTATATGATCAACTATTATAAAACTTTAGGAATTTCTTCTCCAAAAGCTTTAGGCTCTTATTATCAGAAGGTTCCGGCTGATTTTATGAAGAAGAGAGGTGGTGGAAATCTCCCTGATTCTGAAAATATTCTGGCTTTTATCGAAGGAAGTGAAAAACCTAACGAAATTGTTGTTGTTTCCGCACATTATGACCACGTCGGGACAAAAAATGGAGTAGTTTATAACGGAGCTGATGACGACGGAAGCGGAACAGTTGGCGTAATGGAGATCGCCAAAGCTTTTCAGAGCGCTAAAAAGGCAGGAAATGGGCCGAAACGATCAATCCTATTCCTTCATGTAACGGGAGAGGAGCATGGCCTGTTTGGTTCTGAATATTATACTGATAATCCTGTTTTTCCTTTAGCGAATACGGTGGTTGATTTAAATATCGATATGATCGGTCGAGATGATCCTGAGAACAGAGGGAAACAGTACGTGTATGTAATTGGTTCTGAAATGTTAAGCTCTGAATTAAAAGTAATTAATGAAGCCGCAAATAAGCGCACAAATAATCTGGAACTGAACTACAGATATGATGATCCAAACGATTCTGAAAGACTGTATTACAGATCAGACCATTATAATTTTGCTAAAAATAATATTCCTGTAGCATTTTTCTTTGACGGAATTCACGAAGATTATCATAAACCTACGGATAAGCCAGATAAAATTGACTATTCTTTATTGGAGAAAAGGACTCAATTGGTATTTGCAACAGCTTGGGAAATTGCTAATCGAACAGAGAGAATTGTAGTTGATAAAAAACAATAA
- a CDS encoding glyoxalase yields MKQNVKSIRPFIGSKNFQISRDFYKDLGFEEIILEHNLSLFKKQEIGFYLQNAYIKEWIENTMLFIEVENVDEFWTELLSLNLPEKYDGVKLIPIRTMDWGKECFVHDLSGILWHFGEFFNK; encoded by the coding sequence ATGAAACAGAATGTAAAATCCATCAGACCATTTATTGGTTCTAAAAACTTTCAGATAAGCAGAGACTTTTATAAAGATTTAGGCTTTGAAGAAATCATTTTAGAGCATAATCTTTCTTTGTTTAAAAAACAGGAAATCGGATTCTATCTGCAAAATGCCTACATAAAAGAATGGATCGAAAACACAATGCTTTTTATTGAAGTTGAGAACGTTGATGAATTTTGGACTGAACTTTTATCTTTAAATCTTCCAGAAAAATACGATGGAGTAAAATTAATACCCATCAGAACAATGGATTGGGGGAAAGAATGTTTCGTACACGATCTGTCAGGAATTTTATGGCATTTTGGAGAGTTTTTTAATAAATAA
- a CDS encoding VOC family protein, with protein MIKLKYIILYVEDVQKSMNFYKNTFNFEIKFITPENDYGELISGETTLSFASLQLAGSNIKRGFLKSKADDKPFGIELGFVTDDVESLVEKSIANGASLYEEITVKPWGQTTAYIKDIDNYLVEICTEIQ; from the coding sequence ATGATCAAATTAAAATACATCATCCTCTATGTAGAAGACGTACAAAAATCCATGAACTTTTACAAAAACACCTTTAATTTTGAAATTAAATTTATAACTCCGGAAAATGATTATGGAGAATTAATTTCAGGCGAAACAACACTTTCTTTTGCTTCATTACAACTTGCCGGTTCAAATATTAAAAGGGGATTTTTAAAATCTAAAGCAGATGACAAACCTTTCGGAATAGAGTTGGGTTTTGTAACAGATGATGTAGAATCTTTGGTTGAAAAATCAATAGCTAATGGAGCTTCTCTATATGAAGAAATTACCGTAAAGCCTTGGGGACAAACAACTGCTTACATAAAAGATATTGATAATTATTTAGTTGAGATCTGTACCGAAATTCAATAA
- a CDS encoding NAD(P)-dependent oxidoreductase, which translates to MKTNKIAVIGGTGKSGKYLVQNLLEKGYPIKLLLRNPENFTLKNPLIEIIKGDARDFEAVDQLIKDCSAVISKIGQPIGEKSIFTDATKNVIQSMNSHGITRYIAITGLNVDTPFDHKNDKVKMATNWMYENYPKTTKDKQDEYEILVNCKLDWTLVRLPLIIPTSDSFPVDTSLEDCKGEKISATDLSEFLVSQIEDTTFIKRSPFLYNI; encoded by the coding sequence ATGAAAACAAATAAAATTGCCGTTATTGGTGGAACAGGAAAATCCGGAAAATATCTTGTTCAAAATCTTTTAGAAAAGGGATATCCCATCAAATTATTACTTCGAAACCCTGAAAATTTCACCTTAAAAAATCCTTTGATTGAAATCATAAAAGGCGATGCAAGAGATTTTGAAGCAGTTGATCAGCTCATCAAAGATTGCAGTGCTGTGATCAGCAAAATTGGACAGCCAATAGGAGAGAAGTCAATATTCACAGATGCTACAAAAAATGTGATACAGTCGATGAATTCACACGGAATCACAAGATATATCGCCATCACAGGTCTGAATGTTGACACGCCTTTTGATCATAAAAATGATAAGGTAAAAATGGCAACAAACTGGATGTATGAAAACTACCCAAAAACAACAAAAGACAAACAGGATGAATACGAAATTCTTGTAAACTGTAAACTTGACTGGACGTTAGTAAGACTTCCATTGATCATTCCGACTTCGGATAGTTTTCCTGTAGACACAAGTTTAGAAGATTGTAAAGGAGAAAAAATCAGTGCTACAGATTTATCTGAGTTTTTGGTTTCTCAGATTGAGGATACAACTTTTATTAAACGAAGTCCGTTTTTGTATAATATTTAA